A portion of the Leifsonia sp. EB41 genome contains these proteins:
- a CDS encoding homoserine dehydrogenase, which produces MIEYRNLRVALLGAGSVGSQVARLLLEQGDEFASRVGARLELVGIAVRDVNAPRDVDLPKELLTTDATSLILGADIVVELMGGVEPARGYVLEALNSGADVITANKALLATHGPELFEAAEQVGAQLYYEAAVAGAIPIIRPLRDSLAGDTVSRILGIVNGTTNFILDRMEATGETLADALATATERGYAEADPTADIGGYDAAQKAAILASLAFHTTVPLEQVYREGITSITREQVEAARAGGWVIKLLAICERLVDPETGEEGVSARVYPALISREHPLAAVRGAHNAVFVQAEAAGDLMFYGAGAGGVETASAVLGDVVSAARRHVVGGPGVAESTHAGLPVLDVGRVVTRYQITLSVEDQPGVLATVANILSDGGVSVETVQQSVPSTTTSVVIPGNAPIHGATAPTATLVIGTHEAEEAALAATVEALAASDVVTAVSSVLRVEGS; this is translated from the coding sequence ATGATCGAATACCGCAACCTCCGGGTCGCGCTGCTGGGCGCCGGCTCCGTCGGCTCACAGGTGGCGCGGCTGCTGCTGGAGCAGGGCGACGAGTTCGCCTCGCGCGTCGGCGCGCGGCTGGAGCTGGTCGGCATCGCCGTGCGCGACGTGAACGCGCCGCGCGACGTCGACCTCCCGAAGGAGCTCCTCACCACCGACGCCACGTCACTCATCCTCGGCGCCGACATCGTCGTGGAGCTGATGGGCGGCGTCGAGCCGGCCCGCGGCTACGTGCTGGAGGCGCTGAACTCCGGCGCCGACGTCATCACGGCCAACAAGGCGCTGCTCGCCACGCACGGCCCCGAGCTGTTCGAGGCCGCCGAGCAGGTCGGCGCTCAGCTCTACTACGAGGCGGCCGTCGCCGGCGCCATCCCGATCATCCGGCCGCTGCGCGACAGCCTCGCCGGCGACACGGTCTCGCGCATCCTCGGCATCGTCAACGGCACGACCAACTTCATCCTCGACCGGATGGAAGCGACGGGGGAGACCCTCGCCGACGCGCTGGCCACCGCCACCGAGCGCGGCTACGCGGAGGCCGACCCGACGGCGGACATCGGCGGCTACGACGCCGCGCAGAAGGCCGCGATCCTCGCGAGCCTCGCCTTCCACACCACCGTGCCGCTGGAGCAGGTCTACCGCGAGGGCATCACCTCGATCACCCGCGAGCAGGTGGAGGCGGCCCGCGCGGGCGGCTGGGTGATCAAGCTGCTGGCGATCTGCGAGCGACTGGTCGACCCGGAGACCGGCGAGGAGGGCGTCTCCGCCCGCGTCTACCCGGCCCTGATCAGCCGCGAGCACCCGCTGGCCGCCGTGCGCGGCGCGCACAACGCGGTCTTCGTCCAGGCCGAGGCCGCGGGCGACCTGATGTTCTACGGCGCGGGCGCCGGCGGCGTGGAGACGGCCTCCGCCGTGCTCGGCGACGTGGTGTCCGCCGCCCGCCGGCACGTCGTCGGCGGCCCCGGCGTCGCGGAGTCGACGCACGCGGGCCTGCCGGTGCTCGATGTCGGCCGCGTCGTGACCCGCTACCAGATCACCCTGTCGGTGGAGGACCAGCCGGGCGTGCTCGCCACCGTCGCCAACATCCTGAGCGACGGCGGGGTGAGCGTCGAGACGGTGCAGCAGTCCGTGCCGAGCACGACGACCTCCGTCGTAATACCCGGTAATGCTCCGATTCACGGCGCGACCGCCCCCACCGCTACCCTGGTGATCGGCACCCACGAAGCCGAGGAGGCCGCGCTGGCGGCCACCGTGGAGGCGCTCGCCGCGAGCGACGTGGTGACCGCCGTCTCTTCCGTTCTCCGAGTCGAAGGATCGTAA